Proteins encoded by one window of Luteimonas yindakuii:
- a CDS encoding monovalent cation/H+ antiporter subunit D has protein sequence MTQHLVLAPILVPLITGAALLLLERRHDSQVLRTGAWIGMALLLASALALLVRASQGGIDVYLMGDWPARLGIVLMVDRLSAMMVVTTTLLAIPCLLYACAGWDKRALHFHSLFQIQLAGLNGAFLTGDIFNLFVFFEVLLISSFGLLLSGGRGDRMKAGMHYVVFNIAASTLFLVALGLLYGLLGTLNMAELAVRLREVAPEDLAIVRAACGLLLVVFCSKAALLPLYLWLPETYSRAPAAVAALFTIMTKVGLYALLRVSTLMFGDEAGLLAGFGRDTLLAFGLVTLVLAGVGVVGSQRLRIGAAYLVLLSAGTLFVAFALAEPGTISAGLYYLPHSCFAAAAMFMVAHIVQRERGLLGDRVLPTAPPLPKLTGSLYLIAAVSIVGLPPLSGFIGKFVLLDATPDTAVGWVYTAVLGSSLLGIIGLTRTGTRLFWRVEESDLPGPPPPTIPGFELAATTLLLAYGIALSVAAEPVLRYTQATATQLLSPDDYIESVRSTGPQLRAP, from the coding sequence ATGACGCAGCACCTGGTCCTCGCACCGATCCTGGTGCCGCTGATCACCGGCGCGGCACTGCTGCTGCTCGAACGCCGTCACGACAGCCAGGTCCTGCGCACCGGCGCATGGATCGGCATGGCGCTGCTGCTGGCCTCGGCGCTGGCGCTGCTGGTGCGTGCCTCGCAGGGCGGCATCGACGTCTACCTGATGGGCGACTGGCCGGCGCGCCTGGGCATCGTGCTGATGGTCGACCGGCTCAGCGCGATGATGGTGGTGACCACCACGCTGCTGGCCATTCCCTGCCTGCTGTACGCATGTGCCGGTTGGGACAAGCGCGCGCTGCATTTCCATTCGCTGTTCCAGATCCAGCTCGCCGGCCTCAACGGCGCCTTCCTCACCGGCGACATCTTCAACCTGTTCGTGTTCTTCGAGGTGCTGTTGATCTCGTCGTTCGGGCTGCTGCTGTCGGGCGGGCGCGGCGACCGCATGAAGGCGGGCATGCACTACGTGGTGTTCAACATCGCCGCGTCCACCCTGTTCCTGGTCGCGCTGGGCCTGCTGTACGGACTGCTCGGCACGCTCAACATGGCCGAACTCGCGGTGCGCCTGCGCGAGGTCGCCCCCGAGGACCTGGCGATCGTGCGCGCGGCATGCGGCCTGTTGCTGGTGGTGTTCTGTTCCAAGGCCGCGCTGCTGCCGCTGTACCTGTGGCTGCCGGAAACATACTCGCGCGCGCCGGCGGCGGTGGCGGCGCTGTTCACCATCATGACCAAGGTCGGCCTGTACGCGCTGCTGCGGGTGTCGACGCTGATGTTCGGCGACGAGGCCGGCCTGCTCGCCGGTTTCGGCCGTGACACCCTGCTCGCGTTCGGCCTGGTGACCCTGGTGCTGGCCGGCGTCGGCGTGGTCGGTTCGCAGCGCCTGCGCATCGGCGCGGCCTATCTGGTGCTGCTGTCGGCGGGCACGCTGTTCGTCGCGTTCGCACTGGCCGAGCCGGGCACCATCTCCGCAGGCCTGTACTACCTGCCACACAGCTGCTTTGCCGCCGCGGCGATGTTCATGGTCGCCCACATCGTGCAGCGCGAGCGCGGCCTGCTCGGCGACCGCGTGCTGCCGACTGCGCCGCCGCTGCCGAAGCTGACCGGCTCGCTCTACCTCATCGCGGCGGTGTCGATCGTCGGCCTGCCGCCGCTGTCCGGCTTCATCGGCAAGTTCGTGCTGCTCGACGCCACCCCGGACACGGCCGTCGGCTGGGTCTACACGGCAGTGCTCGGCAGCAGCCTGCTGGGCATCATCGGCCTGACCCGCACCGGCACGCGGCTGTTCTGGCGGGTGGAGGAAAGTGACCTGCCCGGCCCGCCACCGCCGACGATCCCGGGCTTCGAGCTTGCCGCCACCACCCTGCTGCTGGCGTACGGCATCGCGCTGAGCGTTGCCGCCGAGCCGGTGCTGCGCTACACGCAGGCCACCGCCACCCAGCTGCTGTCGCCCGACGACTACATCGAATCGGTGCGCTCGACCGGTCCCCAGCTGAGGGCGCCCTGA
- a CDS encoding Na+/H+ antiporter subunit C, with product MEFALASAIGVLTASGVYLLLRARTFDVILGLTLLSYATNLLIFSSGRLVIGKPPVLAADVAPTLANYADPLPQALVLTAIVIAFAMTAVVVVVAMRNHADLQSDHVDGREPARARKGDR from the coding sequence ATGGAATTCGCGCTTGCCAGCGCCATCGGCGTGCTCACCGCCTCGGGTGTGTACCTGCTGCTGCGCGCCCGTACGTTCGACGTGATCCTGGGCCTGACCCTGCTGTCGTACGCGACCAACCTGCTGATCTTCTCGTCCGGCCGGCTGGTGATCGGCAAGCCGCCTGTGCTCGCCGCCGACGTGGCGCCGACGCTGGCCAACTACGCCGACCCGTTGCCGCAGGCCCTGGTGCTGACCGCGATCGTGATCGCCTTCGCGATGACCGCGGTGGTGGTGGTGGTGGCGATGCGCAACCACGCCGACCTGCAGAGCGATCACGTGGATGGCCGCGAGCCCGCCCGCGCGCGCAAGGGTGACCGATGA
- a CDS encoding monovalent cation/H+ antiporter subunit A translates to MPLTLHILLSLPFLAAAVVAALPRTLSRGAVSWAAAAAPLAGLVLLGLMSPAVMGGEILRASLPWIPSAGLDLSLRLDGLAWMFTGLVLGIGVLIVMYAHYYLSSRDNAPRFYSFLLLFMGAMLGMVLAGNLLLLVVFWELTSISSFLLIGFWTHREDARQGARMALTVTGLGGLALLGGVLLIGRVVGSFELDAVLAAGDVIRASSWYPAILGLVLAGVFTKSAQFPFQFWLPQAMAAPTPVSAYLHSATMVKAGVFLLARLHPALAGTDLFFYVVTTVGAITLVIGAWYAIFQHDIKGLLAYSTISHLGLITMLFGLSTPMAVVAGVFHILNHATFKASLFMAAGIIDHETGTRDMRRLGNLRRFMPYTAALAIIASLAMAGVPLLNGFLSKEMFFAEALQVEAQGAMQLFVTVAAGLAGVLGVAYSLRFVHDTFFGDGPRDLDTDPHEPVRWMRVPVAVLVVMCLAVGILPALTVSGILETAVAGTLGDAAPEFSLAVWHGWNLPLAMSIIGLVGGVVLYFTLRRLFALHDAILRSWGRHLFQVNIEKLFAAAGRFTERVAAGGIRRSLFWMIVVVLVVGAVPFMGDAVGEAIGLASLPGSQPMPVLGWIIWTVLVVSSVATVAAHGRRLTALIVIGAVGLMLCAIFALLSAPDLALTQLLVEMVTIAMMMMALNYLPKQSKQSRTPFRRWRDAGISLAAGLGVFALVYGMLLRPSQTIAPELLARSLPEAYGANVVNVILVDFRGFDTFGEITVFAVAALTVHALLRWARLKPDEVMPGPPVQLPIPADLTQLLFPLTLTVSIYLFLRGHNAPGGGFIAGLAIAVPVLIKYVLQGARAVEATFGFDYLRGVGIGLLIACVGGLGSLLFGLPFLTSGHYDLELPIVGTLPLASALVFDTGVYVVVFAGALLMLSTMGTVKHRQRAAEEDY, encoded by the coding sequence ATGCCCCTGACCCTGCATATCCTGCTGTCGCTTCCGTTCCTGGCAGCGGCAGTCGTGGCTGCGCTGCCGCGCACGCTCTCGCGTGGCGCCGTGTCGTGGGCCGCGGCGGCCGCGCCGCTGGCAGGCCTGGTCCTGCTCGGGCTGATGTCGCCCGCGGTGATGGGCGGCGAGATCCTGCGTGCGAGCCTGCCCTGGATTCCCTCGGCCGGGCTGGACCTGTCACTGCGGCTCGACGGCCTCGCCTGGATGTTCACCGGGCTGGTGCTGGGCATCGGCGTGCTGATCGTGATGTACGCCCACTACTACCTCAGCAGCCGCGACAACGCGCCGCGCTTCTACTCGTTCCTGCTGCTGTTCATGGGCGCGATGCTCGGCATGGTGCTGGCCGGCAACCTGCTGCTGCTGGTGGTGTTCTGGGAACTCACCTCGATCAGCTCGTTCCTGCTGATCGGCTTCTGGACCCACCGCGAGGACGCCCGCCAGGGCGCGCGCATGGCGCTCACCGTGACCGGCCTTGGCGGCCTGGCGCTGCTCGGCGGCGTGCTGCTGATCGGCCGCGTGGTGGGCAGCTTCGAACTCGACGCGGTCCTCGCTGCCGGCGACGTGATCCGCGCCAGCAGCTGGTACCCGGCGATCCTCGGCCTGGTGCTGGCCGGCGTCTTCACCAAGAGCGCGCAGTTCCCGTTCCAGTTCTGGCTGCCGCAGGCGATGGCCGCGCCGACGCCGGTGTCGGCCTACCTGCACTCGGCAACGATGGTGAAAGCCGGCGTGTTCCTGCTGGCCCGGCTGCATCCGGCGCTCGCCGGCACCGACCTGTTCTTCTACGTGGTCACCACCGTCGGCGCGATCACCCTGGTGATCGGCGCCTGGTATGCGATCTTCCAGCACGACATCAAAGGGCTGCTGGCCTACTCGACCATCTCCCATCTGGGCCTGATCACCATGCTGTTCGGGCTGTCCACGCCGATGGCGGTGGTGGCCGGCGTGTTCCACATCCTCAACCACGCTACCTTCAAGGCCTCGCTGTTCATGGCCGCGGGCATCATCGACCACGAGACCGGCACCCGCGACATGCGCCGGCTCGGCAACCTGCGGCGCTTCATGCCCTACACCGCCGCCCTGGCGATCATCGCCTCGCTGGCGATGGCCGGCGTACCGCTGCTCAACGGCTTCCTGTCCAAGGAAATGTTCTTCGCCGAGGCGCTGCAGGTCGAGGCCCAGGGCGCGATGCAGCTGTTCGTCACCGTTGCCGCGGGCCTGGCCGGCGTGCTGGGCGTTGCCTACAGCCTGCGCTTCGTCCACGACACCTTCTTCGGCGATGGCCCGCGCGACCTCGACACCGACCCGCACGAGCCGGTGCGCTGGATGCGCGTGCCGGTGGCGGTGCTGGTGGTGATGTGCCTGGCGGTCGGCATCCTGCCGGCACTGACCGTCAGCGGCATCCTCGAAACCGCGGTGGCGGGCACGCTCGGCGATGCCGCACCGGAGTTCAGCCTCGCGGTCTGGCACGGCTGGAACCTGCCGCTGGCGATGAGCATCATCGGCCTGGTCGGCGGCGTGGTGCTGTACTTCACCCTGCGCCGGCTGTTCGCCCTGCACGACGCGATCCTGCGTTCCTGGGGCCGCCACCTGTTCCAGGTCAACATCGAGAAGCTGTTCGCCGCGGCCGGCAGGTTCACCGAACGCGTCGCCGCCGGCGGCATCCGCCGCAGCCTGTTCTGGATGATCGTGGTGGTGCTGGTGGTGGGCGCGGTGCCGTTCATGGGCGACGCGGTGGGCGAGGCGATCGGCCTCGCCTCGCTGCCGGGCTCGCAGCCGATGCCGGTGCTGGGATGGATCATCTGGACGGTGTTGGTGGTGAGCTCGGTGGCCACGGTTGCCGCGCACGGACGCCGCCTGACCGCGCTGATCGTGATCGGTGCGGTGGGCCTGATGCTGTGTGCGATCTTCGCCCTGCTGTCGGCGCCCGACCTCGCCCTGACCCAGCTGCTGGTGGAGATGGTCACCATCGCGATGATGATGATGGCGCTCAACTACCTGCCCAAGCAGTCGAAGCAGTCGCGTACGCCGTTCCGCCGCTGGCGCGATGCCGGCATTTCGCTGGCCGCGGGCCTGGGCGTGTTCGCGCTGGTCTACGGGATGCTGCTGCGGCCGTCGCAGACGATCGCCCCCGAACTCCTCGCGCGCTCGCTGCCCGAGGCCTATGGCGCCAACGTGGTCAACGTGATCCTGGTGGACTTCCGCGGCTTCGATACGTTCGGCGAGATCACCGTGTTCGCGGTCGCCGCGCTCACCGTGCACGCGCTGCTGCGCTGGGCGCGGCTCAAGCCCGACGAGGTGATGCCGGGCCCACCGGTGCAGCTGCCGATCCCCGCCGACCTCACCCAGTTGCTTTTCCCGCTGACGCTGACGGTGTCGATCTACCTGTTCCTGCGCGGCCACAACGCGCCCGGTGGCGGCTTCATCGCCGGCCTGGCGATCGCCGTGCCGGTGCTGATCAAGTACGTGCTGCAGGGCGCGCGCGCGGTGGAGGCCACGTTCGGCTTCGACTACCTGCGCGGTGTCGGCATCGGCCTGCTGATCGCCTGCGTCGGCGGTCTGGGCTCGCTGCTGTTCGGGTTGCCGTTCCTGACCAGCGGGCATTACGACCTGGAGCTGCCCATCGTGGGCACGCTGCCGCTGGCCAGTGCGCTGGTGTTCGATACCGGCGTGTACGTGGTGGTGTTCGCGGGTGCGCTGCTCATGCTGTCGACGATGGGCACGGTCAAGCACCGCCAGCGTGCCGCAGAGGAGGATTACTGA
- a CDS encoding NAD-dependent epimerase/dehydratase family protein — protein MTPAGPRRALVFGASGQIGDALLGRLAATDWRVDAVSRRPPATERAMLRWHAGGFPDFVAPDECFDAVFSCGPLDAFSEWYANASLQAPRVIAFGSTSLETKRSAGDPGERALAATLAASEARVFATAHARGAAATLLRPTLVYGAARDASLSRVAALARRTGLFVLPRDARGLRQPVHVDDLAAAAIAALDSPSAAGQAYALPGGESLPYDAMVERVLAALPERPRLLRVPSPLFRLALAAAHAGGRLHGLPAGAVARMREDLVFDASPAIRDLGYAPREFRPTRGMLVAD, from the coding sequence ATGACGCCCGCCGGGCCGCGCCGGGCCCTGGTGTTCGGTGCAAGCGGACAGATCGGCGACGCACTGCTGGGCCGGCTGGCCGCGACGGACTGGCGGGTGGACGCGGTGTCGCGCCGGCCCCCGGCTACCGAGCGCGCGATGCTGCGCTGGCATGCAGGCGGATTTCCCGACTTCGTCGCCCCCGACGAATGCTTCGATGCGGTGTTCAGCTGTGGCCCGCTGGATGCATTTTCGGAGTGGTACGCAAACGCGTCGCTGCAGGCTCCGCGGGTGATCGCGTTCGGTTCGACCAGCCTCGAGACCAAGCGGTCAGCGGGCGATCCGGGTGAGCGCGCGTTGGCGGCCACGCTGGCGGCGTCGGAGGCGCGGGTGTTCGCGACGGCGCACGCGCGTGGCGCGGCGGCCACGCTGCTGCGGCCGACCCTTGTCTATGGCGCCGCGCGCGACGCCAGCCTGAGCCGGGTCGCGGCACTGGCGCGGCGCACCGGCCTGTTCGTGCTTCCACGCGATGCGCGCGGCCTGCGCCAGCCGGTGCATGTCGACGATCTGGCCGCCGCAGCCATTGCCGCGCTGGATTCGCCCAGCGCCGCGGGACAGGCCTACGCGCTGCCGGGCGGTGAATCGCTGCCCTACGACGCGATGGTCGAGCGGGTACTGGCGGCGTTGCCGGAACGGCCGCGGCTGTTGCGCGTGCCCTCGCCACTGTTCCGCTTGGCACTCGCCGCCGCGCATGCGGGTGGGCGGCTGCACGGACTGCCGGCCGGTGCGGTGGCGCGGATGCGCGAGGATCTGGTGTTCGATGCCAGCCCGGCGATCCGCGACCTGGGTTACGCGCCGCGGGAATTCAGGCCGACGCGCGGAATGCTGGTGGCGGACTGA
- a CDS encoding DUF962 domain-containing protein, with amino-acid sequence MDATHDQAGPRPIDRWFASYSDDHRNQTNQHIHVVAVPLILWSVIALLWCIPVADGGLFRPGIWAAMAMFAAWLFYFRASRALGIGMAAVFLAMATLTHALQLSLGTRGLLVTAIIVFVLAWIAQFVGHSKRYEGRKPSFFTDLRYLLIGPAWVLSKLYRKLGLRW; translated from the coding sequence ATGGACGCGACACACGACCAGGCGGGCCCGCGCCCGATCGACCGCTGGTTCGCCAGCTACTCCGACGATCACCGCAACCAGACCAACCAGCACATCCACGTGGTGGCCGTGCCGTTGATCCTGTGGAGCGTGATCGCACTGCTGTGGTGCATCCCGGTTGCCGACGGCGGCCTGTTCCGCCCGGGCATCTGGGCGGCGATGGCGATGTTCGCGGCATGGCTGTTCTACTTCCGCGCGTCGCGCGCACTGGGCATCGGCATGGCCGCGGTGTTCCTGGCGATGGCGACCCTGACCCATGCGCTGCAACTGTCGCTGGGCACGCGCGGGCTGCTGGTGACCGCGATCATCGTGTTCGTGCTGGCGTGGATCGCGCAGTTCGTCGGCCACAGCAAGCGCTACGAAGGCAGGAAGCCCAGCTTCTTCACCGACCTGCGCTACTTGCTGATCGGCCCGGCCTGGGTGCTGTCCAAGCTCTACCGGAAGCTCGGACTGCGCTGGTGA
- a CDS encoding SMR family transporter, which translates to MHTGYLLLAAAIVAEVIATSALKASEGFTRLWPSMVVVIGYAIAFYCLSLVLRTVPVGVAYAIWSGVGVALIALIGWLVLGQTLDLPAVIGIGLIVSGVAVLQLFSKAAAH; encoded by the coding sequence ATGCACACCGGCTATCTCCTCCTTGCCGCGGCCATCGTTGCCGAAGTGATCGCCACCAGCGCGCTGAAGGCGTCGGAAGGCTTCACCCGACTCTGGCCTTCAATGGTCGTGGTGATCGGTTACGCGATCGCGTTCTACTGCCTGTCGCTGGTGCTGCGCACGGTGCCGGTCGGCGTTGCCTACGCGATCTGGTCCGGCGTCGGCGTTGCCCTGATCGCACTGATCGGCTGGCTGGTCCTGGGCCAGACGCTGGATCTGCCGGCGGTGATCGGCATCGGCCTGATCGTCAGCGGGGTGGCGGTTTTGCAGCTATTCTCGAAGGCCGCCGCGCATTGA
- a CDS encoding phosphoribosylaminoimidazolesuccinocarboxamide synthase: protein MSTTLTQAELSTLPLRHRGKVRDVFDVPDALLPAEDRGSGDHLLIVATDRLSAFDVVLPDPIPGKGEMLCQISNFWFEKTAHLMPNHLTGIPVAAVLPAGVDPAAYEQRAVVTRRLKPVPVEAIARGYVIGSGWKDYQRTGRISGIRLPDGLRQAEQLAEPIFTPSTKAAVGEHDENIDFDTMVRTVGAELAEQIRDATLRLYRYAAEYASARGILLADTKFEFGTDADGRLYVMDEMLTPDSSRYWPADEYQVGSSPPSYDKQIVRDWLETQDWDKTPPGPRLPAEVIERTRARYADALQKLAGISID, encoded by the coding sequence TTGTCCACGACGCTGACCCAAGCCGAGCTGTCCACCCTGCCATTGCGCCACCGCGGCAAGGTGCGCGACGTGTTCGACGTGCCGGATGCACTGCTGCCCGCCGAAGATCGCGGCAGCGGCGACCACCTGCTGATCGTGGCCACCGATCGCCTCTCCGCGTTCGACGTGGTGCTGCCCGATCCGATCCCCGGCAAGGGCGAGATGCTCTGCCAGATCAGCAATTTCTGGTTCGAGAAGACCGCGCACCTGATGCCCAACCACCTCACCGGCATTCCGGTGGCGGCGGTGCTGCCCGCAGGCGTGGACCCGGCCGCCTACGAGCAGCGCGCGGTGGTGACGCGGCGGCTGAAGCCGGTGCCGGTGGAGGCGATCGCCCGCGGTTACGTCATCGGCAGTGGCTGGAAGGATTACCAGCGTACCGGCCGCATCAGCGGCATCCGCCTGCCTGACGGCCTGCGCCAGGCCGAACAGCTGGCCGAACCGATCTTCACCCCGTCGACCAAGGCCGCCGTGGGCGAGCACGACGAGAACATCGACTTCGACACCATGGTCCGCACGGTCGGTGCGGAGCTCGCCGAGCAGATCCGCGATGCGACCCTGCGCCTGTACCGCTATGCCGCCGAGTACGCGTCCGCGCGCGGCATCCTGCTTGCCGACACCAAGTTCGAGTTCGGCACCGATGCCGACGGCCGCCTGTACGTGATGGACGAGATGCTCACGCCGGATTCGTCGCGCTACTGGCCCGCCGACGAGTACCAGGTCGGCAGCAGCCCGCCGAGCTACGACAAGCAGATCGTGCGCGACTGGCTGGAGACCCAGGACTGGGACAAGACCCCGCCCGGGCCGCGGCTGCCGGCGGAGGTGATCGAGCGCACCCGCGCACGCTACGCCGACGCCCTGCAGAAACTGGCCGGCATCAGCATCGACTGA